From Desmodus rotundus isolate HL8 chromosome 12, HLdesRot8A.1, whole genome shotgun sequence, one genomic window encodes:
- the LOC139440475 gene encoding zinc finger protein with KRAB and SCAN domains 4-like — MTISVCPERAKHLRDLCPPTSVVPTAAVQGGPSAATALDTRAGILAVKVEDEEAPGPEHLQRNYACVECGKVFSHSSNLIKHQRTHTGEKPYECEDCGKTFSQSCSLLEHHRIHTGEKPYQCRVCGKAFRRNSHLLRHQRVHGDGHVQDPEQREIWERFGSGKMASQEGDVQAPVSYKCSECKRTFSRSRSLIEHQKIHTGEKPHECDACGKGFTRTSYLVQHQRSHVVKKIVSR; from the exons ATGACCATTTCTGTTTGTCCTGAACGTGCCAAACACCTCCGGGACCTCTGTCCACCCACTTCTGTGGTGCCTACAG CTGCGGTGCAGGGAGGCCCGAGTGCGGCCACAGCCCTGGACACCCGGGCTGGGATCCTGGCTGTGAAGGTGGAGGACGAGGAGGCCCCGGGCCCTGAGCACTTGCAGAGAAACTATGCGTGTGTAGAATGCGGCAAGGTCTTCAGTCACAGCTCAAACCTTATCAAGCACCAAAGAacgcacactggggagaagccctacGAGTGTGAGGACTGTGGGAAGACCTTTAGCCAGAGCTGCAGCCTCCTCGAGCATCACAGAAtccacaccggggagaagccgTACCAGTGCCGCGTGTGTGGCAAAGCCTTTAGGCGGAATTCCCATCTCCTGAGACACCAGAGGGTCCACGGCGATGGACATGTCCAGGATCCTGAGCAGAGAGAGATTTGGGAGAGGTTTGGCTCGGGGAAGATGGCGAGCCAGGAGGGGGATGTCCAGGCTCCCGTTTCTTATAAGTGTAGTGAGTGCAAGAGAACTTTCAGTAGGAGCAGAAGCCTCATTGAGCATCAGAAAatccacactggggagaaacccCACGAGTGTGATGCATGTGGAAAAGGCTTCACCCGGACTTCATACCTCGTACAGCATCAGAGGAGCCACGTTGTGAAAAAAATTGTGTCTCGGTGA
- the PGBD1 gene encoding piggyBac transposable element-derived protein 1 has product MDEALWSPAPENRGSPVKVKVEDSAWEQVCGTQELCRLRFRRFSYQEVTGPREALSRLRELCRLWLRPETHSKEQMLELLVLEQFLHILPAGLRARVREQFPQSGEEAVTVLEVAGKNTGDTAQQASIYTQGQDTQLLVTDCQGASLECQSLHLQPGATSVKCEPPEILHESVQAVSLSARGPAPQGPAPLLEEAPGDKAAAPGFKSARPQTSVKTKDEAAQALVPEECPHVCLAQRNLCGDSAQEVTDLSLRTEEVVTRDELFNAKQEAPEEMDQGAEASGTPKRDRVPQVTCGTPVAAARPAAHLNTLKHRHPGGLWARTHISPLDYAAGDITRKGRKKDKARVSELLQGLAFSGDSDVEENNEPEAQPAPKKLKASSEPERTWTQRDIKPSFPSWSVLDSGLLNLKSEKLSPVELFELFFDDETFNLIVSETNKYASQKNVRLEVTVQEMRCVFGVLLWSGIVRRPRRGMYWEISDAGQSQVRESISRDRFELIFSHMHFADNSHLDPKDKFTKLRPLIKQMNKNFLLYAPLQEYYCFDKTMCECFDSGLSLSGRPVRIGYKLWCGATTQGYLVWFEPHQEESTMTAEKDLDLGLGGNLVMRFADALLEKGQHPYHLCFNGFFTSVQLVSALKKKGVRATGTIRENRMEKCPLMNAAHMKTMKKGYFDFRVEENDEIILCRWHGDGVSSLCSSAVGIEPIGEVSCFVDDEISQMSRPSIVKLYDECREGVANMDQIIAKYRVRIRSKKWYSVLVSFMVDVAVNNAWQLHRACNPGTSLDLLHFRRHVAHAYLEHSASLSD; this is encoded by the exons ATGGATGAAGCTTTGTGGAGCCCCGCTCCTGAAAACAGGGGCAGTCCTGTGAAAGTCAAGGTGGAAGATTCCGCATGGGAGCAGGTGTGCGGCACACAGGAGCTTTGCCGCCTGCGCTTCCGGCGCTTCAGCTACCAGGAGGTGACTGGACCTCGGGAGGCTCTGTCCCGGCTGCGCGAGCTTTGCCGGCTGTGGCTGCGGCCCGAGACGCACAGCAAGGAGCAGATGCTGGAGCTGCTGGTGCTCGAGCAGTTCCTGCACATCCTGCCCGCGGGGCTGCGCGCCCGGGTGCGGGAGCAGTTCCCGCAGAGTGGCGAGGAGGCCGTGACAGTGCTGGAGGTTGCAGGGAAAAACACAGGAGACACAGCGCAGCAG GCCTCCATCTACACTCAGGGACAGGACACGCAGCTCCTGGTGACAGACTGTCAAGGGGCCTCTCTGGAGTGCCAGAGCCTCCACCTCCAGCCTGGGGCGACCAGTGTGAAGTGTGAGCCTCCAGAGATTCTCCACGAGAGCGTTCAAGCTGTGAGCCTGAGCGCCAGGG GGCCTGCTCCCCAGGGACCAGCTCCTCTCCTGGAAGAAGCCCCCGGAGACAAGGCAGCAGCACCTGGATTCAAGTCGGCCAGGCCCCAG ACATCGGTGAAGACCAAGGACGAAGCAGCCCAGGCCCTTGTCCCAGAGGAGTGTCCACATGTGTGTCTGGCTCAGAGGAACCTCTGTGGAGACTCCGCTCAGGAGGTGACAGACCTCAGTCTGAGGA CTGAAGAAGTTGTAACTAGAGATGAATTGTTTAATGCAAAGCAAGAAGCACCTGAAGAGATGGACCAAGGCGCTGAGGCCTCAGGAACACCCAAAAG GGACCGTGTGCCCCAGGTCACGTGTGGCACTCCTGTCGCTGCTGCCAGGCCAGCTGCACATTTGAACACCCTGAAGCATCGTCACCCGGGCGGCCTGTGGGCCCGCACCCACATCTCACCCCTGGACTATGCTGCAGGAGACATCACccggaaagggaggaaaaaagacaaagcCCGAGTGAGTGAGCTGCTCCAAGGCCTTGCATTTTCTGGTGACTCAGACGTGGAAGAAAATAATGAGCCAGAGGCCCAGCCGGCTCCCAAAAAGCTAAAGGCATCAAGTGAGCCAGAGAGgacttggacccaaagagacaTTAAACCCAGCTTTCCAAGCTGGTCAGTGCTGGATTCTGGCCTGTTGAATCTCAAGAGTGAAAAGTTGAGTCCAGTAGAgctctttgaattattttttgatgATGAAACATTCAACCTGATTGTCAGTGAGACTAATAAGTATGCCTCTCAGAAAAATGTCAGGCTGGAAGTCACAGTTCAGGAAATGAGGTGCGTGTTTGGGGTCCTGCTTTGGAGTGGAATTGTGAGGCGACCCAGAAGGGGAATGTACTGGGAGATCTCGGACGCGGGTCAGAGCCAGGTCCGAGAGTCCATTTCAAGAGACAGATTTGAACTGATTTTCTCACACATGCATTTTGCAGATAATAGCCACCTAGATCCAAAAGACAAGTTTACAAAATTGAGGCCTCTCATAAAGCAAATGAATAAGAACTTCCTCCTGTATGCGCCGCTCCAAGAATACTACTGTTTTGATAAGACAATGTGTGAATGCTTTGACAGTGGCCTGTCCCTGAGCGGGAGGCCTGTAAGGATTGGCTACAAACTGTGGTGCGGCGCCACCACTCAGGGCTATCTGGTTTGGTTTGAGCCCCATCAGGAAGAATCCACGATGACGGCAGAGAAGGATCTCGATCTTGGTTTGGGGGGAAACCTAGTGATGCGTTTTGCTGATGCTCTTTTAGAGAAAGGTCAGCACCCCTATCACCTGTGTTTCAATGGCTTCTTCACAAGCGTCCAGTTAGTGTCAGCCTTGAAGAAGAAAGGCGTGAGGGCAACAGGGACAATCCGTGAGAACAGGATGGAAAAATGTCCCCTAATGAATGCAGCGCatatgaaaacaatgaagaagGGGTATTTTGATTTCCGAGTGGAAGAAAACGATGAGATCATCTTGTGCCGTTGGCATGGCGACGGCGTTTCCAGCCTGTGCTCCAGCGCCGTTGGCATCGAGCCCATCGGTGAGGTCAGCTGCTTTGTGGATGACGAGATCTCTCAGATGAGCCGCCCATCCATAGTGAAATTGTACGATGAATGCAGGGAGGGTGTAGCTAACATGGATCAAATCATCGCCAAATATAGGGTGAGAATAAGAAGCAAGAAGTGGTACTCGGTTTTGGTGAGCTTCATGGTTGATGTAGCCGTGAACAACGCCTGGCAGCTGCACcgagcctgtaacccaggcacctCTCTGGACCTCTTGCACTTTCGGAGGCACGTTGCGCACGCCTACCTGGAGCACAGCGCCAGTCTGTCCGATTAA